A genomic window from Shewanella vesiculosa includes:
- a CDS encoding RNA polymerase sigma factor region1.1 domain-containing protein, whose translation MDHTPQSQLKLLLAKGKEQGYLTYAEVNDHLPADMVDSDQIEDIIQMINDMGIRVFEEAPDADDMMMSEDNTDEDAAEEAAAALATVESELGRTTDPVRMYMREMGTVELLTREGEIVIAKRIEEGINTVQSSVSEYPQAIAMILEQFDKYEAEELRLSDIISGFINPDDDDVAPTATNIGSELADSKKDDDDDDDDDDDDEEEEEGNKGPDPEEAKEKFTQLREAYEKKLSDHCHKRP comes from the coding sequence ATGGATCACACTCCGCAGTCGCAACTCAAACTGTTGCTCGCTAAAGGTAAAGAGCAAGGTTATTTAACCTATGCAGAAGTGAACGACCACTTACCTGCAGACATGGTCGATTCCGATCAGATTGAAGATATTATCCAGATGATAAATGACATGGGTATCCGCGTTTTTGAAGAAGCGCCAGATGCCGATGACATGATGATGTCGGAAGACAACACAGACGAAGATGCTGCAGAAGAAGCAGCGGCAGCTCTCGCAACCGTAGAAAGTGAGTTAGGCCGAACCACAGACCCTGTACGCATGTATATGCGTGAGATGGGCACGGTAGAGCTACTTACCCGCGAAGGCGAAATTGTTATTGCTAAACGTATCGAAGAAGGTATCAACACTGTACAGAGTTCTGTCAGTGAGTACCCTCAAGCGATTGCAATGATCTTAGAACAATTCGATAAGTATGAAGCTGAAGAATTGCGCTTGTCTGATATTATCTCTGGATTTATCAATCCTGACGACGATGACGTCGCCCCTACCGCCACCAACATTGGTTCTGAATTAGCGGACTCTAAAAAAGATGACGATGATGATGACGATGATGATGATGACGATGAAGAAGAGGAAGAAGGCAACAAAGGGCCTGATCCTGAAGAAGCTAAAGAAAAATTCACTCAACTTAGAGAAGCCTACGAAAAAAAGCTTAGCGATCATTGCCACAAAAGGCCGTGA
- the rpsU gene encoding 30S ribosomal protein S21, translating into MPIIKVRENEPFDVALRRFKRSCEKAGILADVRAREFYEKPTTARKRAKAAAVKRLAKKLSRENARRVRLY; encoded by the coding sequence ATGCCAATTATTAAAGTACGTGAAAACGAACCATTCGACGTAGCTCTTCGTCGTTTCAAGCGCTCTTGTGAAAAAGCAGGTATTCTAGCTGACGTGCGTGCTCGTGAATTTTACGAGAAGCCAACTACTGCCCGTAAGCGTGCAAAAGCAGCTGCAGTTAAGCGTCTAGCTAAGAAGCTTTCTCGCGAAAACGCACGTCGCGTACGTTTATATTAA
- the rpoD gene encoding RNA polymerase sigma factor RpoD has translation MKKRKKATKGLILKKLKKNSLNLEKPTKKSLAIIATKGRDHPEAIGSLFVIGELFKEFRLVPKQFDRLVKSMRNMMDRVRIQERLVIKLCVEQAKMPKKNFIKAFTGNETNLDWFNKEKASTKPYAEGLRMITDDVTRCVTKLGAIEVETDLTIAGIKDINRRMSIGEAKARRAKKEMVEANLRLVISIAKKYTNRGLQFLDLIQEGNIGLMKAVDKFEYRRGYKFSTYATWWIRQAITRSIADQARTIRIPVHMIETINKLNRISRQMLQEMGREPSPEELAERMMMPEDKIRKVLKIAKEPISMETPIGDDEDSHLGDFIEDTTLELPLDSATSESLKNATHEVLAGLTAREAKVLRMRFGIDMNTDHTLEEVGKQFDVTRERIRQIEAKALRKLRHPSRSEILKSFLDE, from the coding sequence ATGAAGAAGAGGAAGAAGGCAACAAAGGGCCTGATCCTGAAGAAGCTAAAGAAAAATTCACTCAACTTAGAGAAGCCTACGAAAAAAAGCTTAGCGATCATTGCCACAAAAGGCCGTGACCATCCTGAAGCGATTGGCTCATTATTTGTTATTGGTGAATTATTCAAAGAATTCCGTTTAGTACCAAAACAGTTTGACCGTTTAGTTAAAAGCATGCGCAACATGATGGACCGCGTTCGAATTCAAGAACGCTTGGTCATTAAACTGTGTGTTGAACAAGCTAAAATGCCAAAGAAAAACTTTATTAAAGCATTCACTGGCAACGAAACAAACTTAGATTGGTTCAACAAAGAAAAAGCCAGCACCAAGCCTTACGCTGAAGGCTTGCGTATGATCACTGATGACGTCACACGTTGTGTAACTAAGTTAGGTGCTATCGAAGTTGAAACAGATTTAACCATCGCAGGCATCAAAGACATTAACCGTCGTATGTCTATCGGTGAAGCGAAAGCTCGCCGTGCGAAAAAAGAAATGGTTGAAGCTAACTTACGTTTGGTTATCTCGATTGCTAAAAAATACACCAACCGTGGTTTACAGTTCTTGGATTTGATTCAAGAAGGTAACATTGGTTTGATGAAAGCGGTAGACAAGTTTGAATACCGTCGTGGTTACAAGTTTTCGACTTATGCAACGTGGTGGATCCGTCAGGCAATCACTCGTTCAATCGCTGACCAAGCGCGTACGATCCGTATTCCAGTACACATGATCGAAACCATCAACAAGTTGAATCGTATTTCGCGTCAAATGCTTCAAGAAATGGGCCGTGAGCCGTCTCCTGAAGAATTGGCAGAACGTATGATGATGCCTGAAGATAAAATTCGTAAGGTACTGAAAATCGCTAAAGAGCCAATCTCAATGGAAACCCCAATCGGTGACGATGAAGATTCGCATTTAGGTGATTTTATCGAGGACACTACCCTCGAGCTACCATTAGACTCTGCTACAAGCGAAAGTCTAAAGAACGCGACACACGAAGTCCTAGCTGGCCTAACAGCCCGTGAAGCAAAAGTACTGCGTATGCGTTTTGGTATCGACATGAATACCGACCACACGTTAGAAGAAGTGGGCAAGCAGTTTGATGTAACACGTGAACGTATTCGCCAAATTGAAGCTAAAGCGTTACGTAAATTACGTCACCCTTCTCGCTCAGAAATCTTAAAGTCGTTCTTAGACGAGTAA
- a CDS encoding FAD-binding and (Fe-S)-binding domain-containing protein, translating into MLQSNLTVLADKLGQLLEPSRVHTDYIRRVAWGTDASFYQKRPQMVVHTKDEAEASKVLAQCYQSATPVTFRAAGTALCGQAISDSVLMVAGLHWNRFKVLEAGKKVQMQPGVIGSRLNSALAPLGWKFGPDPATIASAMAGGIVSNNASGMNCGTHHNSYQLIDSARIIFADGSILDTANAQSREAFKQQHPDMIKGIEAIRDEIMANQELVNRIKRKYSIKNVTGFGMNSFVDHHDPIDIILHLMVGSEGALGFLSEITMNSVVKNNFSASAMVYFDSLRGACEAIVELRRDAFNETNAAELLDNFALKAVAQSKYQTPDFLKHVHKDVTAVLFETFGDSQEQIDANVAKMSVIMAKHGLYRDVEFTQDPAVVTNMWAIRKAIFPLAGSMRPVGTSCIIEDIAFPIEVLPQATIDLQNLSFAHGYDDAVIYGHALEGNYHVIFAQDFSTKAEVERFEGFMQGMADLVVGYDGSLKAEHGTGFGMAAFVEKEWGSAVYDLMKRVKKTLDPNGILNPGVIINDDPLCHAKGFKPMPKVHDIVDKCIECGFCEPHCVAHGLTLSPRQRTAVARVMKTLEATGDEPDVLADLKKNYPYFAIDTCAADGLCKLGCPMAIDTGKYMKVLRAEGASNMDKKISDFTADRFGSMESVARFALGATDISRKVIGESGMGAITKIVRKIMPSMPIPLWTEGMPTRGKALPTAKTSGDMKAVYFPACLNRMMGTSAKHDDQRSLPETIVSLFEKANIEMILGEKTKGLCCGQPWESYGHDEAADRKSDELSVWLLKASNNGEYPILVATTACLERMRRACDSRLQMYGPEEFAFEFLVDRLHINKVVDKVAVHPTCTTRKLGMAGKLTELAKLCATEVVVPEKVGCCGMAGNRGMNYPELNEHGLRHLKEETKDQGCTHGYSVSATCDVGLTTHSGIPYKNILTLLDKASSKKQH; encoded by the coding sequence ATGTTGCAATCTAATTTGACCGTGCTTGCCGATAAATTAGGCCAACTCCTTGAGCCTTCTCGAGTTCATACCGATTACATACGCCGCGTAGCTTGGGGTACAGACGCTTCTTTTTACCAAAAGCGCCCACAAATGGTTGTCCACACTAAAGATGAAGCTGAGGCGTCAAAAGTATTGGCGCAATGTTATCAGAGTGCGACTCCGGTGACCTTTAGGGCTGCAGGTACAGCGCTTTGTGGTCAGGCTATTTCTGATTCAGTTTTGATGGTTGCAGGCCTTCACTGGAATCGCTTTAAGGTGTTAGAAGCGGGTAAGAAGGTACAAATGCAGCCCGGAGTCATAGGTTCTAGACTGAATAGTGCGCTGGCGCCTCTGGGATGGAAATTTGGGCCAGATCCGGCCACCATAGCCTCTGCAATGGCGGGTGGGATTGTGTCTAATAATGCTTCTGGGATGAACTGTGGTACGCATCATAACTCTTATCAATTAATCGACTCTGCACGAATCATCTTTGCCGATGGTTCGATTTTAGACACCGCAAATGCGCAAAGTCGTGAAGCGTTTAAGCAACAGCATCCTGATATGATCAAAGGTATCGAAGCCATTCGTGACGAAATCATGGCTAATCAGGAACTCGTTAACCGTATCAAGCGTAAGTATTCGATTAAAAACGTAACGGGTTTTGGTATGAACTCTTTCGTTGATCATCATGATCCTATCGACATTATTTTACACTTGATGGTTGGCTCTGAAGGTGCCCTAGGGTTCTTATCTGAAATCACCATGAACAGTGTGGTTAAAAACAATTTTTCTGCATCGGCAATGGTGTATTTCGATTCACTTCGTGGAGCTTGTGAGGCCATTGTTGAGCTGCGACGAGATGCCTTCAACGAAACCAACGCTGCCGAGTTATTAGATAACTTTGCCCTCAAGGCTGTTGCTCAATCTAAGTATCAAACGCCAGACTTTCTAAAACATGTTCACAAAGATGTGACGGCGGTATTATTCGAGACCTTTGGCGACAGCCAGGAGCAGATTGATGCTAACGTTGCTAAAATGTCAGTGATTATGGCTAAGCACGGTTTGTATCGTGATGTCGAGTTCACCCAAGATCCAGCAGTTGTCACTAATATGTGGGCCATTCGTAAAGCAATTTTCCCGCTGGCCGGTTCAATGCGCCCAGTCGGTACGTCTTGTATTATCGAAGATATCGCCTTTCCTATTGAGGTGTTGCCACAAGCCACCATAGATTTACAAAACTTATCTTTTGCCCATGGTTATGATGATGCGGTGATCTATGGTCATGCCCTTGAAGGTAACTATCACGTTATCTTCGCTCAGGACTTTTCTACTAAAGCTGAAGTGGAACGTTTCGAAGGCTTTATGCAAGGAATGGCTGATCTAGTTGTTGGATATGACGGATCGCTTAAAGCTGAACACGGTACTGGCTTTGGCATGGCTGCATTCGTTGAAAAAGAATGGGGGAGCGCGGTCTATGACTTGATGAAGCGAGTTAAGAAAACCCTGGACCCAAACGGTATTTTAAACCCAGGGGTCATCATTAACGATGACCCACTCTGTCACGCAAAAGGCTTTAAGCCTATGCCAAAAGTGCATGATATTGTTGATAAATGCATTGAGTGTGGATTTTGTGAACCGCATTGTGTGGCCCATGGCTTAACCTTGTCTCCACGTCAACGTACTGCTGTTGCGCGTGTCATGAAAACCTTAGAAGCCACAGGTGATGAGCCTGACGTCTTGGCTGACCTAAAGAAGAACTATCCTTACTTTGCCATCGACACCTGCGCTGCAGATGGCTTGTGTAAACTCGGTTGTCCAATGGCAATTGATACCGGTAAATATATGAAAGTATTGCGGGCCGAAGGGGCCAGTAATATGGATAAGAAAATTTCTGATTTTACTGCCGATCGTTTTGGTAGCATGGAATCTGTGGCTCGATTTGCGCTAGGTGCCACTGACATTAGCCGTAAAGTGATTGGCGAATCAGGTATGGGGGCAATCACTAAAATCGTTCGTAAGATTATGCCTAGCATGCCGATCCCATTATGGACTGAAGGTATGCCGACACGGGGCAAAGCTTTACCAACGGCTAAAACCTCTGGTGACATGAAAGCTGTTTATTTTCCTGCATGTTTGAACCGTATGATGGGCACCAGTGCTAAACATGATGATCAGCGCTCTTTGCCTGAAACGATTGTGAGCCTATTCGAAAAGGCTAATATCGAGATGATCTTAGGTGAGAAGACCAAAGGCTTATGTTGTGGTCAGCCTTGGGAGTCTTATGGTCACGACGAAGCGGCTGATCGTAAGTCTGATGAGCTCTCTGTGTGGTTATTAAAGGCGTCTAACAATGGTGAATACCCAATTTTAGTGGCCACCACTGCCTGTCTTGAGCGGATGCGCCGAGCTTGTGATAGCCGTTTACAGATGTATGGCCCTGAAGAGTTTGCTTTTGAATTTTTGGTTGATCGTCTACACATAAACAAAGTTGTCGATAAAGTGGCTGTTCATCCAACCTGTACCACTCGTAAGCTTGGTATGGCTGGTAAGTTAACTGAGCTTGCCAAACTTTGTGCTACCGAGGTTGTGGTGCCTGAGAAGGTTGGGTGTTGTGGCATGGCGGGTAACCGCGGTATGAATTACCCTGAGCTTAATGAGCATGGTCTTCGTCATTTAAAAGAGGAGACTAAAGATCAAGGTTGTACTCATGGTTACTCAGTATCAGCAACCTGTGATGTTGGGTTAACGACCCACTCAGGTATTCCGTATAAAAATATCTTAACGCTACTCGATAAAGCATCTAGCAAAAAACAGCACTAA
- the dnaG gene encoding DNA primase → MAIPRDFINELIARVDIVDLIDRKVPLKKAGKNHSACCPFHSEKSPSFTVSRDKQFYHCFGCGAHGNAIDFVMEYDRLEFVDAIEEIAGQLGLAVPREQGTGKRPDQGLSRDLYELMEEANLFYQSQLRQHTDKQKVIDYLEFRGLSTEVVEQFGIGFAPDGWDGLLGRYRQNVPAQDKLLTAGMLIANDSGKRYDRFRDRLMFPIRDRRGRVVGFGGRVLGDGTPKYLNSPETPIFHKGNELYGLYELKQKHRDPQHVLIVEGYMDVVALAQFGVDYAVASLGTATTAEQFQLLLRSAKEVICCYDGDKAGKAAAWRALDTALPILKPGVQVRFMFLPEGEDPDSLIRKIGKEEFESRYSASSTLEAFLFDNLALMHGLNEAALTKDAISYIEKVQDSVLQGILLKNLAYRMKKNNIIELRRDININVAKQKPLNAKGLQGRGTPLRLAIALLVQTPSLGFGLAKQPALNRLQMTGIELLNHLLDITREQTLNSAQLLEMHREHDQKSTLIKLAQWDHQVADENVLPEFKQTLIWLNNQYIEQRYQELSLKQALTKVEKIQLTKLISIMKGIAK, encoded by the coding sequence ATGGCGATACCTCGTGATTTTATCAATGAGCTAATAGCTCGAGTAGATATAGTCGATCTAATCGATCGTAAAGTGCCGTTGAAAAAAGCCGGTAAGAACCATTCGGCTTGTTGTCCTTTTCATAGCGAAAAATCACCCTCTTTTACCGTCAGTAGAGACAAACAGTTTTACCACTGTTTTGGCTGCGGTGCCCATGGCAATGCTATTGATTTTGTCATGGAATATGATCGCCTAGAATTTGTTGATGCCATTGAAGAAATTGCCGGTCAGCTTGGTCTTGCAGTACCACGAGAGCAAGGCACAGGAAAAAGACCTGATCAAGGATTAAGTCGAGATTTATACGAACTGATGGAAGAAGCCAACCTCTTCTATCAAAGCCAGTTGAGGCAGCATACAGACAAACAGAAAGTTATCGACTATCTTGAGTTTCGCGGATTATCGACTGAAGTTGTTGAGCAGTTCGGCATTGGGTTTGCTCCCGACGGTTGGGATGGTTTACTGGGTCGTTACAGGCAAAATGTGCCCGCCCAAGATAAATTACTGACAGCAGGCATGTTAATTGCCAATGATAGCGGTAAACGCTATGACCGTTTTCGCGACAGATTAATGTTCCCAATACGCGATCGTCGTGGTCGTGTGGTTGGATTTGGTGGAAGAGTTTTGGGTGACGGTACCCCAAAGTACTTGAATTCTCCAGAAACGCCCATATTTCATAAGGGTAATGAACTTTATGGTTTATATGAGCTAAAACAAAAGCACCGTGATCCTCAGCATGTATTAATTGTTGAAGGATATATGGATGTCGTCGCACTCGCCCAGTTTGGGGTTGATTATGCTGTAGCGTCATTAGGCACAGCAACTACGGCAGAACAATTTCAACTTTTATTACGTAGTGCCAAGGAAGTTATTTGCTGTTACGACGGCGATAAGGCGGGAAAAGCAGCAGCTTGGCGTGCTCTTGATACAGCTCTTCCTATATTAAAACCAGGTGTTCAAGTTAGGTTTATGTTTCTTCCTGAAGGAGAAGACCCTGACTCATTAATTCGTAAGATTGGAAAAGAAGAATTTGAAAGTCGCTATTCAGCAAGTAGCACATTAGAAGCCTTTTTATTTGATAATTTAGCGTTAATGCATGGTCTGAATGAAGCTGCGTTGACGAAAGATGCTATTTCGTACATAGAAAAGGTACAAGACAGTGTTTTGCAAGGAATATTGTTAAAAAACTTAGCATATAGAATGAAAAAGAATAACATCATTGAATTAAGAAGAGATATTAATATCAATGTTGCAAAACAGAAACCATTAAATGCTAAAGGCTTACAAGGTCGCGGCACGCCATTAAGATTGGCCATTGCCCTCCTAGTCCAAACCCCCAGCTTAGGCTTTGGTTTGGCAAAACAGCCAGCACTAAATCGATTACAAATGACCGGCATAGAATTGCTCAATCATTTGTTAGATATAACTCGAGAGCAAACGTTAAACAGCGCACAACTACTTGAAATGCATAGAGAGCATGACCAAAAAAGCACTCTAATTAAGCTAGCCCAATGGGATCATCAAGTGGCGGATGAAAACGTACTGCCAGAGTTTAAACAAACCCTGATTTGGTTAAACAACCAATATATTGAACAACGATATCAGGAGTTAAGCCTGAAACAGGCTTTAACGAAAGTTGAAAAAATACAGCTAACTAAGCTGATTTCTATAATGAAAGGCATAGCGAAGTAG
- a CDS encoding GatB/YqeY domain-containing protein, with product MNLTEQLKDQMKDAMRAKEKVRLGTIRMALSAIKQIEVDTRETLTDEQTIAVLTKMVKQRRDSIAQYEAANRPELAEAEAEEIRVIENFLPTPLTEDEVAAIIDATIIEVGAGTMADMGKVMGALKSKVQGRADMSAIGTMIRAKLK from the coding sequence ATGAACTTAACCGAACAGCTAAAAGACCAAATGAAAGATGCTATGCGCGCTAAAGAAAAAGTGCGCCTAGGAACAATTCGTATGGCTCTTTCTGCCATCAAACAGATTGAAGTGGATACCCGCGAAACACTGACTGATGAACAGACAATAGCTGTATTAACCAAGATGGTTAAACAACGCCGCGATTCGATTGCTCAATATGAAGCAGCGAATCGTCCGGAGTTGGCAGAGGCAGAAGCAGAAGAAATTCGAGTAATCGAAAACTTCTTGCCTACGCCGCTAACCGAAGATGAAGTTGCAGCGATTATCGATGCAACAATTATTGAGGTTGGTGCTGGAACCATGGCGGATATGGGTAAAGTAATGGGAGCATTAAAATCTAAAGTTCAAGGCCGTGCAGATATGAGTGCCATTGGTACAATGATCCGCGCTAAATTGAAGTAA